The Solea solea chromosome 19, fSolSol10.1, whole genome shotgun sequence genome has a window encoding:
- the gal3st1b gene encoding galactosylceramide sulfotransferase isoform X1 has translation MRQFGQDLNLFKDPHMHICICDSVSLSFCIFWAPIRTSTMCGFKGKKCASLIRGLILWLLLTNIMLVLYCFTNPTQGQNQGKIRSSREDTCPLSMAKFSRKNVTAPFQRTKAQSEECSPAVNVMFMKTHKTASSTILNIIFRFGEKHKLKFAFPERRNDFFYPSPFLSSQVKDYRPGDCFNIVCNHMRFDRQEVAKLLPPDAVYITILRNPVDLFESSFHYYHRMVPLTWRIGGENKLVEFLDNPQTFYSPEAYNSFYLKNLLFFDFGLDNNVEADDPRVMSSIHSLSTYFDLVLIAEYFEESLILLKDKLCWTIDDIVYFKLNARKTSSVSQLTPEYRAKALVWNKADWRLYQHFNATFWAKVESYGRERMTREVNELRRRNAEMESICIDGGNAVEAQKIQDRRFQPWQPVGESSILGYNMKDNINPQFRTICERMLTPEIQYLSHLGVSLWVTQLWGWLKDTVFTVFT, from the exons ATGAGGCAATTTGGGCAAGatttaaatctatttaaagACCCACATATGCACATATGCATATGTGACAGTGTGAGTCTGTCTTTCTGCATTTTCTGG GCTCCCATTAGGACTTCAACCATGTGTGGCTTCAAAGGGAAAAAGTGTGCATCTCTAATCCGAGGCTTGATTCTGTGGCTTTTGTTGACAAACATCATGTTGGTGCTCTACTGCTTCACGAACCCGACTCAGGGGCAGAATCAAGGGAAGATCAG GAGCTCCAGGGAAGACACATGTCCACTCAGCATGGCGAAGTTTTCGAGGAAAAATGTGACTGCGCCTTTTCAACGCACCAAAGCCCAGTCAGAGGAGTGCTCCCCTGCAGTTAATGTCATGTTCATGAAGACCCATAAAACTGCTAGCAGCACGATACTCAACATCATATTCAGATTTGGAGAAAAGCACAAGCTCAAGTTTGCATTCCCTGAAAGGCGCAATGACTTCTTCTACCCGTCACCTTTCCTGTCCTCTCAGGTGAAGGATTACAGGCCTGGAGACTGTTTCAATATTGTCTGTAACCACATGCGCTTTGACCGGCAAGAAGTAGCCAAGCTTCTGCCTCCTGACGCCGTGTACATCACCATCCTACGTAACCCGGTGGATCTCTTTGAGTCTTCCTTCCACTATTACCACAGAATGGTTCCTCTAACGTGGAGGATCGGAGGAGAGAACAAACTGGTGGAGTTTCTTGACAATCCTCAGACCTTCTACAGCCCAGAGGCTTACAACTCATTCTATCTTAAAAATCTGCTCTTTTTTGATTTTGGTCTTGATAACAACGTTGAAGCTGATGACCCTCGGGTCATGAGTAGTATTCACAGCTTATCCACGTACTTTGATTTGGTGCTCATAGCAGAATACTTTGAGGAGTCTCTAATCCTGCTGAAGGATAAACTCTGCTGGACCATAGACGacattgtatattttaaactAAATGCTCGCAAAACCTCGTCTGTATCTCAGTTGACTCCTGAGTACAGAGCCAAAGCTTTGGTGTGGAACAAGGCTGACTGGAGGCTTTATCAGCACTTCAATGCCACCTTCTGGGCCAAAGTAGAGTCAtatgggagagagagaatgacacgAGAGGTGAACGAGCTGAGGAGAAGAAACGCAGAGATGGAATCCATCTGTATCGACGGAGGAAATGCAGTCGAGGCCCAAAAGATCCAGGACAGACGTTTCCAGCCCTGGCAGCCTGTTGGAGAGTCGTCCATTCTGGGGTATAACATGAAGGATAATATCAATCCCCAATTCAGAACGATTTGTGAGAGAATGCTCACGCCTGAAATACAGTACTTATCACACTTGGGCGTAAGTCTGTGGGTTACTCAACTATGGGGTTGGTTAAAAGATAcggtttttacagtttttacttGA
- the prodha gene encoding proline dehydrogenase 1, mitochondrial, protein MLYVKLVAALVRTNSGNVRTFSRISSGRCRSTVASTKSKEEKEQQQPQTSGCPVVEAQPVELISQSKSVTKTLMSKIHIDFDNTKEAYASKNNAELLRSLMVFKLCTIDLLVEKNKELMDLSRKLLGQWMFEKLMKMTFYGQFVAGEDHESIKPLIRKNQAFGVGAVLDYSVEEDLTQEEAEKKEMDACVSEAEKESPDAHQRESKYKAHRQFGDRRGGVISARTYFYADEAKCDTQMETFIKCIKASGGASVDGFSAIKLTALGRPQFLLQFSEVLVAWRHFFNFLAAQQGKSELMLLEQKLELGQLKESLTKLGVGAKDDIENWLTGEKLGLSGAIDLLDWNSLINDTTKISSLLMVPNLKNGQLEPLLKAFTDEEERQMKRMLQRVDVLAKHAVANGVRLMVDAEQTYFQPAISRLTLEMQRIFNREKPIIFNTYQCYLKEAYDNVTVDIELSRREGWHFGAKLVRGAYMYQERARAQEIGYEDPINPDYEATNRMYHKCLEFVLEEIEHSRKANVMVATHNEDTVKFTLEKMNEMGLSPTENKVYFGQLLGMCDQISFPLGRAGFPVYKYVPYGPVNEVIPYLSRRAQENRGFMKGSQRERTLLWKELKHRLLHGQIFYKPVY, encoded by the exons ATGTTGTACGTCAAGTTAGTGGCCGCTCTCGTCAGGACAAACTCGGGCAATGTCAGGACATTTTCACGAATTTCATCCGGACGATGTCGGTCGACGGTGGCATCCACCAAGAgcaaggaggagaaggagcagcagcagccgcagacGAGCGGATGCCCGGTGGTGGAGGCTCAGCCAGTGGAACTCATCAGCCAGAGCAAAAGTGTCACAAAGACGCTGATGAGTAAAATCCACATAGACTTCGACAACACCAAAGAAGCCTATGCGAGCAAGAACAACGCTGAGCTGCTCCGGAGTCTAATGGTCTTCAAGTTGTGCACCATTGACCTGCTGGTGGAAAAGAACAAAGAG TTGATGGATTTAAGTAGAAAGTTGCTTGGCCAGTGGATGTTTGAGAAGCTGATGAAGATGACCTTCTACGGCCAGTTTGTAGCAGGAGAGGATCATGAATCCATCAAACCTTTAATCCGTAAAAACCAGGCCTTTGGAGTGGGTGCGGTTTTGGACTATAGTGTTGAAGAGGACTTGACACAAGAGGAGGCGGAGAAGAAGGAAATGGA TGCTTGTGTTTCTGAAGCAGAGAAAGAAAGTCCAG ATGCTCACCAGCGCGAGAGCAAATACAAAGCTCACCGTCAGTTTGGGGACAGACGCGGGGGGGTCATCAGCGCCCGCACCTACTTCTACGCAGATGAGGCCAAATGTGACACCCAAATGGAGACGTTCATAAAATGCATCAAAGCCTCCG GCGGAGCCTCTGTTGATGGATTTTCGGCCATTAAGCTGACAGCGCTTGGACGTCCACAGTTCCTT CTCCAGTTTTCAGAGGTTCTAGTTGCATGGAGACACTTCTTCAACTTTCTCGCAGCTCAACAGGGAAAATCTGAACTGATGCTTTTGGAACAGAAACTGGAACTGGGACAACTCAAG gaaagTTTGACTAAGCTTGGTGTTGGAGCCAAGGATGACATTGAGAATTGGTTGACTGGAGAAAAGCTTGGTTTGTCAGG AGCAATAGATCTGCTCGACTGGAACAGTTTGATAAACGACACAACAAAAATCTCCAGCCTGCTTATGGTGCCGAACCTTAAG AATGGTCAGCTGGAACCTTTGCTGAAGGCGTTTACAgacgaggaggagagacagatgAAGAGAATGCTGCAGAGGGTGGACGTTCTCGCCAAG CATGCTGTGGCGAATGGTGTCAGGCTAATGGTGGACGCCGAGCAGACGTACTTCCAGCCGGCAATTAGTCGCCTGACCCTGGAAATGCAGAGGATATTCAACAGAGAGAAGCCAATCATTTTCAACACTTATCAGTGTTATCTAAAG GAAGCGTACGACAATGTCACCGTGGATATTGAACTGTCGCGGCGGGAGGGCTGGCACTTTGGTGCCAAACTGGTCCGCGGAGCCTACATGTACCAAGAGAGAGCCAGAGCGCAGGAGATTGGCTACGAAGACCCGATTAATCCGGACTACGAGGCCACCAACAGGATGTATCACAA GTGCTTGGAGTTCGTACTGGAGGAGATCGAACACAGCAGGAAAGCAAATGTCATGGTCGCGACTCACAATGAGGACACGGTGAAATTCACCCTAGAGAA GATGAACGAGATGGGCCTCTCACCCACTGAGAATAAAGTTTACTTTGGACAGCTGCTGGGCATGTGTGACCAGATCAGCTTCCCATTAG GTCGGGCCGGTTTCCCAGTCTACAAGTACGTTCCATACGGTCCAGTCAATGAGGTCATTCCTTATCTGTCGCGCCGCGCTCAAGAGAACCGTGGCTTCATGAAGGGCTCCCAGAGAGAGCGCACCCTGCTGTGGAAGGAGCTGAAACACAGGTTGCTGCACGGTCAGATCTTTTACAAGCCCGTCTACTGA
- the srsf9 gene encoding serine/arginine-rich splicing factor 9, translated as MSDGRIYVGNLPMDIQERDIEDLFYKYGKIRDIELKNNRGTIPFAFVRFEDPRDADDAVYGRNGYGYGDSKLRVEYPRSTGAKFGPMGGGGGGGGGGGGSGGGGGGPKGRFGPPTRRSEFRVIVTGLPPSGSWQDLKDHMREAGDVCFADVQRDGEGVVEFLRREDMEYALRRLDRTEFRSHQGETAYIRVFEERGTPNWGRSRSRSRSRGRYSPPYHNRGSPPPRYQSPPRHTMSRHSPPPRRHPPQHHSPPPRHYR; from the exons ATGTCGGATGGAAGAATCTATGTGGGGAATCTTCCCATGGATATCCAGGAGAGGGACATTGAGGATCTCTTCTACAAATATGGAAAAATCCGTGATATTGAATTGAAGAACAATAGAGGCACTATTCCTTTTGCCTTTGTCCGTTTTGAAGACCCACG GGATGCGGATGACGCTGTCTATGGAAGGAATGGATATGGATATGGAGACTCCAAGCTGCGAGTAGAGTATCCTCGATCTACTGGGGCTAAATTTGGCCccatgggaggaggaggaggaggaggaggaggtggtggtggtagtggtggtggtggtggaggaccTAAGGGAAGGTTTGGACCTCCAACTCGAAGATCTGAATTCCGCGTCATAGTGACTG gATTACCACCAAGTGGCAGCTGGCAGGATCTAAAGGATCATATGCGCGAGGCAGGGgatgtttgttttgcagatgtgcagagagacggagagggtGTGGTGGAGTTTCTCCGTCGGGAGGACATGGAGTATGCTTTGCGCAGACTGGACCGGACCGAGTTTCGTTCACATCAA GGCGAGACTGCTTACATTCGTGTCTTCGAGGAGAGGGGCACTCCCAACTGGGGTAGGTCACGCTCCCGCTCCAGGTCCAGAGGCCGCTATTCACCTCCCTACCATAACAGAGGCTCTCCCCCTCCGCGCTACCAGTCGCCACCACGGCACACTATGTCGCGTCACAGCCCACCCCCCAGGAGGCACCCTCCTCAGCACCATAGCCCACCACCACGCCATTATCGATAG
- the LOC131446313 gene encoding cytochrome b-c1 complex subunit 9, with product MALMRSVYNLLFRRTSTFAVTIMVGAVVFERVFDQGGNAIFEQLNQGKLWKHIKHNHENNDEE from the exons ATGGCGCTAATGAGGTCTGTCTACAACTTGCTCTTCAGGCGAACGTCTACTTTCGCCGTAACCATCATGGTTGGAGCGGTTGTGTTTGAACGAGTATTTGATCAAGGTGGCAACGCGATATTCGAGCAACTGAACCAGGGG AAATTGTggaaacacattaaacacaacCACGAGAACAATGATGAGGAATAA
- the gal3st1b gene encoding galactosylceramide sulfotransferase isoform X2, translated as MCGFKGKKCASLIRGLILWLLLTNIMLVLYCFTNPTQGQNQGKIRSSREDTCPLSMAKFSRKNVTAPFQRTKAQSEECSPAVNVMFMKTHKTASSTILNIIFRFGEKHKLKFAFPERRNDFFYPSPFLSSQVKDYRPGDCFNIVCNHMRFDRQEVAKLLPPDAVYITILRNPVDLFESSFHYYHRMVPLTWRIGGENKLVEFLDNPQTFYSPEAYNSFYLKNLLFFDFGLDNNVEADDPRVMSSIHSLSTYFDLVLIAEYFEESLILLKDKLCWTIDDIVYFKLNARKTSSVSQLTPEYRAKALVWNKADWRLYQHFNATFWAKVESYGRERMTREVNELRRRNAEMESICIDGGNAVEAQKIQDRRFQPWQPVGESSILGYNMKDNINPQFRTICERMLTPEIQYLSHLGVSLWVTQLWGWLKDTVFTVFT; from the exons ATGTGTGGCTTCAAAGGGAAAAAGTGTGCATCTCTAATCCGAGGCTTGATTCTGTGGCTTTTGTTGACAAACATCATGTTGGTGCTCTACTGCTTCACGAACCCGACTCAGGGGCAGAATCAAGGGAAGATCAG GAGCTCCAGGGAAGACACATGTCCACTCAGCATGGCGAAGTTTTCGAGGAAAAATGTGACTGCGCCTTTTCAACGCACCAAAGCCCAGTCAGAGGAGTGCTCCCCTGCAGTTAATGTCATGTTCATGAAGACCCATAAAACTGCTAGCAGCACGATACTCAACATCATATTCAGATTTGGAGAAAAGCACAAGCTCAAGTTTGCATTCCCTGAAAGGCGCAATGACTTCTTCTACCCGTCACCTTTCCTGTCCTCTCAGGTGAAGGATTACAGGCCTGGAGACTGTTTCAATATTGTCTGTAACCACATGCGCTTTGACCGGCAAGAAGTAGCCAAGCTTCTGCCTCCTGACGCCGTGTACATCACCATCCTACGTAACCCGGTGGATCTCTTTGAGTCTTCCTTCCACTATTACCACAGAATGGTTCCTCTAACGTGGAGGATCGGAGGAGAGAACAAACTGGTGGAGTTTCTTGACAATCCTCAGACCTTCTACAGCCCAGAGGCTTACAACTCATTCTATCTTAAAAATCTGCTCTTTTTTGATTTTGGTCTTGATAACAACGTTGAAGCTGATGACCCTCGGGTCATGAGTAGTATTCACAGCTTATCCACGTACTTTGATTTGGTGCTCATAGCAGAATACTTTGAGGAGTCTCTAATCCTGCTGAAGGATAAACTCTGCTGGACCATAGACGacattgtatattttaaactAAATGCTCGCAAAACCTCGTCTGTATCTCAGTTGACTCCTGAGTACAGAGCCAAAGCTTTGGTGTGGAACAAGGCTGACTGGAGGCTTTATCAGCACTTCAATGCCACCTTCTGGGCCAAAGTAGAGTCAtatgggagagagagaatgacacgAGAGGTGAACGAGCTGAGGAGAAGAAACGCAGAGATGGAATCCATCTGTATCGACGGAGGAAATGCAGTCGAGGCCCAAAAGATCCAGGACAGACGTTTCCAGCCCTGGCAGCCTGTTGGAGAGTCGTCCATTCTGGGGTATAACATGAAGGATAATATCAATCCCCAATTCAGAACGATTTGTGAGAGAATGCTCACGCCTGAAATACAGTACTTATCACACTTGGGCGTAAGTCTGTGGGTTACTCAACTATGGGGTTGGTTAAAAGATAcggtttttacagtttttacttGA
- the zmat5 gene encoding zinc finger matrin-type protein 5 produces MGKRYYCDYCDRSFQDNMHNRKKHLNGVQHHRSKKAWFDHFRDSAAILYDEQIKKPCRKFLQKGICDFGPNCRFSHMSEQELFNLKRHVEDVKRQREDPLDRLMSGRSVEQWLIRREKKKSALTSKGDLKNKDDIEEAPTESDVPHQFLSVPDLPPSLMPPPPGGWKAKVNNEWGETFSF; encoded by the exons ATGGGGAAGAGATACTACTGTGACTACTGCGACAGATCCTTTCAGGACAACATGCATAACAGGAAAAAACATCTTAACGGTGTTCAGCATCACAGATCTAAAAAGGCCTGGTTTGACCATTTTAGAG ACTCTGCAGCAATCCTGTACGATGAGCAAATAAAGAAACCATGCAGGAAGTTTCTCCAGAAAG GAATTTGTGACTTTGGCCCAAACTGCAGGTTTTCTCACATGTCTGAACAGGAGCTGTTCAACTTAAAAAGACACGTGGAAG ATGTAAAACGGCAAAGAGAAGACCCTCTGGACAGACTGATGTCTGGCCGAAGTGTAGAGCAGTGGCTCAtcagaagagaaaagaagaaaagtgccCTCACTAGCAAAGG agatctaaaaaataaagatgacaTTGAAGAGGCACCAACAGAAAGTGACGTACCTCACCAGTTCCTTTCCGTTCCTGACCTTCCTCCGTCACTGATGCCTCCTCCTCCGGGCGGATGGAAAGCCAAAGTGAACAATGAATGGGGAGAGACATTCTCTTTTTGA